ATAAATACAGCAGATCTTTTTGCATTAAGGAAAACAATTATAAATAGTTAAAAAAATATTTTACTAATATAAGGAAATATGGTATAATTATCACGTGTTAACGATAACATTGTCATATAAGTAATATTATCCCATTACATCTTAAATTCAAAATGTTGCACACTTAATAAAGGGAATTTAATTGTAAGGGATTAATTACTTAAAATAATATAAATTATGGGAGGGATAATAATGACAATATCTAGAATTAAGGGCTTAGTCGCTATGGGACTTTCAGCAGCAGCAATGTTTGTTGCAGCAACTTCATCAAGTATGTGTTTTTCTTGCCATTTTGAAGAAGTTAAAATGCCTAAATCATTATACAAGCGTGATTAGTTATAACTTAATTGTAAAGGCTATATAAAGAAAAAATTCCTTTGACATATTAATTATTTATGTCAAGGGGATTTTTTTTATAGCTCTCATTTATAAAGGTGCTTAAATTTATATTTTATAAAAAAGCATAACATAATACAATTTGGTCGTAAAAACTAATAAGAAATTAGAATATTATATTATGAAAAATTAGTGTAAACTTGGGAAAAAAGGTGGAAAAAGTGTAATAATTTGATAGATAATAAAAGAAAATGGATAGGAGGGGATATAAAATGCTAAAGAGAAAAGGGTACATTTCTTCAATTATTTCAATTATACTTTTAACAGGATTTATTGGAACTTTATGTCCAATAAAAGTTAAGGCTGATGAAAGCAGCATAAAATACAATTATGGAGAAGCACTGCAAAAATCAATAATGTTTTATGATTTTCAACGTTCAGGAAAATTACCTAATGATAAAAGAGATAACTGGAG
The window above is part of the Clostridium saccharoperbutylacetonicum N1-4(HMT) genome. Proteins encoded here:
- a CDS encoding AgrD family cyclic lactone autoinducer peptide, whose product is MTISRIKGLVAMGLSAAAMFVAATSSSMCFSCHFEEVKMPKSLYKRD